The window ttcacttgaggacaaggtgtggaagtccggcctttgacggatgaccgaggacatggccttatggtaaggcatcatggcgttgagaaacttgcgcttgatccaattgtcatccgtatccttgctcccatgatctcggagtgagaccgcgagagtggttaatcttcggtaaagctcacgaggttcttcatcttcattcattgcaaactcatcgtcttcatcttgcaccacttcatagttggagcgttgaatgcttgtgcttcccttgtaaatggaaacaagatgttgccatgcttccttggccacggtgaaAGGTCGGAGACGCGCAATATCTTCggatggaattgcatcttggatgatgaagagagcgaactcgttgaattgattatccgcggcttctctaggggtaaagttgcttgggtcatgcaggtagaaaccttgctcaatgattctccaaagattagtattactatgatttaaatgacatttaaagcgatagacccaagaggcaaaatcctcatttttcacaaacTTAGGAGGAGGGACcaacatgattcaaatgagtggagggaaccggtcctccataagtaagtgggggttcaacatgggcaaagatgccatttCCACTTCTACCACTAGATAAAAGGAACTTtgtcactagtagcttcccccttgtcggagttagcatccgtcaccttgttagcgggatcacccactttcattggtgcggtggataatttaaggCCTTCTAAGAACTTGTTGAACATGCCTTCAACCTCGGTCGTcctggaggttttcaatgtgccCAAAGCCGCATTGAATTACTCACGAGAGACCGAGgatcccccatcggccgtagacgaggatagaatcacaccggggtgctcctccccaccgtctacggtgtcaactATACTCTTTGGAtgacaaagtccttaataaagagacaaggctctgataccaattgaaaggatcgatatagttgactagagggggggggggtgaataggcaaataacaatttttagcttttctttaccaaattaaactttgcatcaaagtaggttgtctagatatgcaactaggtgagcaacctatatgatgcaacaataacaagcacaagagcaagcaagggatacaacataatatagcttgcacaagtaaaggtgagagataaccaagagtggagccggtggagacgagggtGTGTTACCggagttccttccctttgagaggaagtacgtctccgttggagcggcgtggaggcacaatgctccccaaggagccattagggccaccgtattctcctcacgccctcacacaatgtgagatgccgtgattccactattggtgcccttggaggcggcgaccgaacctttacaaacaaggttggggcaatctccacaacttaattggaggctcccaatgacaccacgaagcttcaccacaatggaatatggctccgaggtgacctcaaccgtctagggtgctcaaacacccaagagtaacaagatccgcaagggattagtggggggggggaatcaaacttctcttggtggaagtgtagatcggggccttctcaaacaatccctagaaaatcaacaagtttgattggctagggagagagatcgtgcgaaaatggagctttgagcaacaatggagcttggaaGGGAAGAGGTCGACCctaggaagaagaaaaaaaaactttatATAGGGGAGCAAAAATCCAACCGTTTTCTGCCCCGCCCGcagctaagcggtactaccgctcctaggagtggtactaccgcttaggCGGTACAACTCCACACAGGCCTAAGACTACACAGAGTGTATCTACGGTAGtgccgctggagcggtactaccgctgatccgagtggtactaccgctttggGTCTTAGTCCTGGAGATGCAGCGGTAGTAGATGGTGCCAGGGGCGGCAATACGGtgccaagcggtactaccgtcctagtgccgctctactaccgcttgtggcaaaGTGGGAACAGAACCTTGCACGTAAGAAAATCCCTCAAGCGGTAGTGGGGACGGTAGTACAGGCTGTAGTACCGccgaagcggtactaccgcagtaCTACCGCTCTACTACCGTGAATTAAAAACAGAAACCGAAAGTTGCATGCTCGGGGAAACCCTAAGCGGTGCTACCACAGAagtaccagcggtactaccgtagGCATAGGCGGTACTACCATTGGCAAGATTCTGAAAACACTACAGAAAACATAGGAAAGGCTCCGGAGATGGGAAGGAGGCTGTGGGTGCATATGGGGCTGTGTACATGTTGATTCCACCCATACCTTTCCGAAGcggatcccctcttaatagtacggctttcctacgactcaaatccaccgaaaaagAAACATAGAAAAACCGCCGTCTTCGAATGGCTCCGAGGGGCGTCGAATCGTCTAGTGCCTAGccatgagatatctgaaatgctcaatgcacacaattagtccgcaaaagtattgtcatcaatcaccaaaaccacttagggaGAAATAAACCCTTACACACTTGCTCATAGCCTTGTTTTGTTTTTAGTTGGCATCTTCTCTGTGTGTGTGAATTCAGGAAAGCTAACGTTTTAGAGAAAAGGTGAAGGCTGAGCCCGAGAGAAGGCCGACTTCAGGAAGCTAACATGAAAGAATAAGTTATTGGCTTTATGATTATTATCTGTTAATTGAATGATACTCCATCTGTCCAAAAATACTTGTCCTAAAAATGgataaaatggatgtatctataactaaaataagtctagatacaaccatttctaggacaagtatttctggacggagggagtacttttcttACGAGATCCTCATTTTGCAGGTATGCTGGGTAATAGTTTGACCATAGCGGTTGTGTCTCCTTTGATGTGATATCTGCTTGGATAGAGAAATTCAGTCAATTGGTAGGTGATATTCACCTCAACCAGCCTTCTAATGTTGCTTAAAATGTTGCCAtatttgagttgcaaatatgataTATTATCCGTCTTTTTTGCAAAGTTGTGTTTGTCTCAATCTATGCTGTGTTGTGATTTGTGATCATACTCATTTGAAGGATTTTCATGCAAAAATGCAGTTTCACAAGGATGGAGAACTTATGGTTGATTCATTGATGATGTAGCAAGTAGCATAGTACTctctccatcccaaaataagtgactcaactttgtactaaactTAGTACAACGTTGAGGCCAACTCCACcacacgaccccaaacggacgtctGGTTTGGCCGGATTTTGTCCCTTTGGGGCGGCAATGGGTTCGCCTATGTCCACGTCTGTCCGATGGGCCGTGGGTGCGCCCAGCGCGCGGCCGCACCCCAAATCTTGTCCGTGTTGGACGTGATTAAAAAAACATAAAAACTTAAATAAAATGACTTTAAAAAGTAAATAAACGCAGTTAAAAAACTTAAAACTTAAGTTACGGTCATGGCCACAAAACGGCCCAGTTTCACGTCCAACTTAGTGCCATAATTAAacataaaaaagaaaagaaaaacggCCGCCGCCCGCGCGCTCCTGCCCGTGCCCGTCAATGCTGTCGCCGTCGCCGTCTTCAGTGGACGCCGGTGTCGTCGTCGTCACTGACGAGGTCGACGTAGGCCGGCGGCATCCAGAGGTGGGCCGGCGGTGCGTGGTAGACGGGGACGGGCTGGACGGCGGGAGGTGCCTGCACCACCTCCTCCCGTGGCGACGCCTCCCGCTCCGGTGACCGCGGCGGAGTGACGCAGCAGTTCACGCCCACGGCGGCGGCCATCTCCGGAGCAGTGCACGACCAACCCCACCCCTGGCTCACCAGGCCCGGGTGGAACGCGGCCACCGGCTCCTCCTCCATCGTCTCCTCCGCGGCCACCATCTCCAGCTCGGGGATGGCTACCTCGCCGCCGGTGGAGCGGGCCATCATCTCCTTGAGGCCCTCCCATTGGCGCTCATCGTGTGTGTACATGGAGTCTTCCATGACACGCGCCATGAGACGGGCCTCCTCCTCCGCTGTCAtgcgaggaggtggtggtggagatGGAGATGGCGAAGGCGACGGCGTGGGCGTGAGGCCGCGCACCCGCCTACGCTCGCGCTCCTGGGGAGCAGGCGCTGCGCGCTCCcgacgtggccgctgcggcccaGACGCCGTGCCGGCGAAGAAGGAGGCGCGCCGCACGTCGTGCTCGTCCCTGAGCCAGGTGTCCCAGAGGACGGAGTCCGGGGCGTACCTGTCGTCGTAGTACAGGTTAtcggggaggaggcggcggcggcggcgctcgatcTCCTCACGGCGCGCACGGCCGCTCAACGGGACCGGCGGGATCGGCACACGATCGGCGGACAAGTGCCAGTTGTTGGGGAGGTGGACGTCGCTCCAGGGGAGCGGCATCGTCGTCTCCCAATAACGGCGGCACACATCCGCGCGGATGTAGTGCCGGTCGCGCTCGCCGGCGGACGTGGGGGCGATGGAGaacgcgggcggcgcgggggccCGGCGTGGTGGTGATGCGGGCTCCTCCTTCTTCACGGAGCCGGCGCGGCGCCCCGACGAGGAGCCGGCCTCGCGGTCGTGCTTCCCCTTGCAGCCTGGGTTCCAGAAGCCCATGGCTTCGAGGTGGCCGGCCGGCGAGCTCGAGGACGAGGGAGGGCTAGGGTTTCGCGCCGTCGGGTTTTGAGGAGGCCGCGGGATCGAGTGGGGCAGTGTGGACGACGACCGGTCCACGGGTTCCCCATTTAAGGAGGACAACGACCTTCCACTGGGCcgatgacaggtgggaccggcCGCCCGTGCGCATTGATGTTGGCGGGTGGGAGGTTGGTGGACTGGCGCTCGAAATGGGTCGGTCCGGACACAAAACGGACCAGATGGGTCCGGGCCGTTGCGCGCTGGGCCGACCTGTTTGTCCGTTTTACCCCAAACGGACGGGGTGAGACAGAATGAGGTcacgcggtggagttggcctgaGTCACTTATTTTGAAACGAAGGAAGTATTAAACTGGAAGATGCAAAGGTGACATGCACCGACGAACTCTATAGTGGGTCGAACCTAACATTGCCCTATGAGTCTGCGCTGTAGCTTTCACCCCACAACCATATTCTGTGGAGTTCAATGTGATATTTTCTAGGGGAAGTGTAAGGATTGCCAGGCACATATCTTTTTTATTCGGAGTTTCAAGTAAGGACATGCTAACAAAACAAAGATGCCGGCCGGACTGGCCCATCATCAGAGACTCTTGAGCATAATTTGCGCGCCATGCTGAGGATGCAGCGTTATCACGGTGCAGGGCGCATGGGCGTAAGAAGGCGAGAGCCGGAACTCGAAACGCTGAAGGATCATGCTCACCGCCATCTTGGCCTCGAGCATGGCGAAGTTATTGCCTATGCAGATCCTCGGCCCCCAGCCGAACGGGAAGAAGCCCACCTGGCCATTCTTGGTCGCCTTGGAGATCCCCTCCGCGAACCTCTGCGGCTTGAACTCGGACACGTCTTCCCCCCACACGTCCGGGTTGTGGTGAACCATGAGGAAGGGCAGCTCGAGGACTGTCCCGGCAGGGTAGGTGACGCCCCCGATCTGCATCTCTTTGCTTATTTTCCGGTTCATGGTGACCACCGGCGTGTACAGCCTGAGCACCTCGTACAGTATCATCGTCATCTGGATATATATGTAGGAAAATTTGGTATAAATCATCATATGTACTGGCAACGAGAGCAATCGAATGTTTAGTCTGAGGCAAACTTTCGACGATGCACTTGCCGTTTTGAGTCGATTTAGGCCGTCGAAGCCGGGCTTGCCGTCCCTGCCGAAGACGCCCAGAACCTCCTCCCTCGCCCGGTCCTGCCACTCGGGGTACATGCGTAGCATGACGACTGTCCATGTGAGTAGCTGCTGCGTGGACTCCATTCCCGCGAAGTAGAAGAGCTTGCACTCCTGGATGACGTCCTGAGTGCTCATCCGCAAGTCGGAATTGGATGACCTGTTGGACTGTAGCATCAGGCCAAGCATGTCGTTGCCAATGGCCCCGTCCTTgtccatcgcacgctccctcttcTCGACGACCCCTCTCACGAGCCCCTCTATCTCCCGCTTGTTCTCCCACATCCTCCTGTTGTTTTCAGTAAGGAAGGACCTGCAAATTAAGAGGGGTATACTCGATCGCATTATTCATAGAACTAATAATAACATGTAGCATCAAAGGGGTCACTTTAATTGATtagtttttgcaaaaaaaaagtacTACCTTCgtcccaaaatgagtttttttttaAAAGAAGGATGActcccggcctctgcatctggaagacgcatgcggccattttattgattattctcgaggaccttacaaagtagtgCAACAATATGTCTGAATCCGCCATCTTGGCAACATCTGCCGCTACTCCAATCCATATGATGAAGGGGTGCAAGCTGGGTCAAATACCCAGACCTCTCtcctaagcctaacatctaaagccggagaCCCCGACCGAGCCACAtgccgggtctggggcacaaACCAGTCCGACGCACTCACATGTGTCGTTGCCGCCATCTTCTACTGGTCCATCTTGAGAGTAGATTGAGGTGCCAACCTTGGCAGGTGCCtccgccatcgacgccaccatgacgccaaACGACGACCTCCACCTACGCGAGTCCATCTCCAAGCAACGGACGCAGATCCATTCTAGGATAGGGCCgcaccaccgccgtcgcccaccacccacaagcgccacccagccctaaggctcccaaagcggcaccttcaagaagggaacggcgCCGTGAGCGCCATCGCCGCCCAACAAAGTTAGGGATTTCACCCGGGAGACCTAGGGGAAGGGGAAGTGAGGGGATCAGTCCATaccgacgcctccaaggaggggaacGGCGCCCTCAGGCGTCGCAGTCGATGCGGCCGTCCACGGCTGACCAGGGATTTCTTTCGAACTAGATCCCCGCCACCAGCAGCGCCTCCTGTACAGAACCGGCTTCTCAAGGAAGCGCGGCCCGACGAGGTTGGCCCACACGCCGAACAGGGGAGGAGCGGAGGCGCCAGATCGCGCGCACCGGCCACCGCAGAAACCGCTGCCGGCCGCCAACGACCACCGGATCCCGCCACCCGCGCGGCCAAGACGCCAGATCCACCGCCCGCACGGCTGCTAGCCGGCCGTGCCTTGCCAATGAAGCCGCCGCTCTAGATCCGGGGTTCCCCACGCAGAGGCAGGGCAACCGAGGCCCCGCCGCACCATCCTTGGCGCCCCGGACTTGTCGGCGGCTgcctcaggcggcggcgaggaagggaagaggaggaggggcggctagggaggaggagggaggagaagggGCGActagggaggaggagggaggaggaggggcggctagcATAGGGCCGCACCCCCGCCGCCGTCCCAAAATAATTGCCGCTGATTTAGTAATATTTGCTTCCGAAAAATACTAGCATGGTCCATGTGCCATGAGTTGACTAACAAAAGTTAGAAAGGTGGAGTAGTTGTGAGATTAGTGTGCTTACAAGAAGCCCGGGATGTACAAATACTGGAGGAGCTTCATAAGTCTCTTTGCCTGGTCTACTTGAAGCTCGAAGATCCTTCGTCCTTCGGTGAAGCTGCTTCCGAACGATGTTCGGGTGATCACGTCTCCGGTGAGGACCGGGAACTCCTGGGAGACGTCGAGTTCGACCGACCCCTCAGAACCTGCAGCTAGCAGTTTACTCTCCCATCTGTCCACCAGCTCGGTGCAGCACGTGGAGAAAGCCGGGAACATGGCCTGAAAAATGGGATCATCAGTCAGAGCGCGCGCACGTACACACATATGTACATTAGTGGCATGTAGTACTAGAGTACCTTGAGCTTTTCGAGATGGAAAGCGGGGTTGAGAATCCGCCTGTGCCTCGCCCATTTCTCGCCGTCGTAGGACCCGACCCCGCGGCATACCAGGTCTCCAAGATTGGTCCTGAGTTTCTCGAAGTGGCCAGAGTTGCTGGACAGGATCTCGGTCACCAGCTCTGGCTTTGCGATGACAACCTTGGGGTCCGGGCCGTCCCAGGTGACGCAAACTTCACCTACGGGATGCAGTTCAATTCAGCGTTCAGTGCCAGCAGCCATGAGGTTCAGATAAACGCAGGGGCCAGTGCATCCATGCATGCATGATTCGCGCGCGTACCGTGTTCCTTGACAGTGTTGTGGAGGTGCGGCATCACGCGAGGAAGGACGTCGTGGCACGACGGTGGCATGGGCTTGGACAGCGCCTCCAGGCTCTGCCGGGCGTTCTCGGCGGAGTCCCCGGCGGGGAAGCGGTACGACGTGCCGCCGAGACCCTGCGCCCGGAGCGCCCGGCCGAGCCGCCGGGGCCTCAGCCAGTAGCTCTCCGCCGCCAGGGCGGCCGCCCATATGACGAGCAGGGCGGCGGCACCGCAGAGCACGCTCCATGGTGACTGCAGAGATGCCACCAGGGATGTTGCTGCTGCTTGGAGCACCATTATGGTTAGCCAGTTTCTTTTTACTGGTCTCTTTCCTCGCTCGCGAGTGTTTCTGTGCTCCTTTTGGAGTGTGGAGTGAGCTGTACAAGTTGATTAGACCAAGCGGCGTTTTATAAGGGCGCGCGCACATCTCTAGAGATTCTAATCTCCCGCAAAATGGGATGCACTCAGCCACACACATACGGAAATGTACATTTTCTGTTTCTTTAGTCCCTTTCTCTTTCGTAGGATCCACTTTCAGGAAGAACGCCTGGGAGGCCACGGATCTGATGGGGATTGATAAACTGTCGCTCAAGTTCCTTGAAGGCCACGGGCGGATGGGGTTCAAATTGGTGTGGCGCCACGTGAGGACGGGCAATAATAGAGGCGACCGGAGAGATTGACTGAACAGTGACACGTTTAGACCGGAGAGAGTGGCCCGTCCAACAAAAAAAACGTTCTTTGAAAAAAGGCTACCGTCCAGCTTAAATTAGTGAAGCCTTTACATAGTCACCAGTACAGCACAGCACCACAACAcacataaaaataataaaaaatccaaAATAAACTTGAAGTCGTAGACGAACGCTAAATCGAACCCTAAACTTTTAACCCTGAAATCAGCACACCAAACTTTTCAATCCGGGTCTATTTTAAACCTTGAGAGTATTGACGacgacatgtacctagggtagggtcgtaggtctgacctagacaccctacccaaggacactgtCCTAGAGTCAAAGACATACGAAGTTCTACAGAAGATACCGACTGAAATCACCCTGAAATGTAATCCACTTGACGGAAGATTCCACTCGGATATCCCAATTCCACTTGACCTGATAATTACACTCGATCATACAAAGAATCACTCGGAGTGCAGAAGGCCTACAGTCAccccaggatggcaacggtcaggcatTCACTCCGTAGCCATAAAGATCATTAATAGcaagcgttaccagtaacgcccctgTCTTAACTCATACTGAAACCGAGGGCTGGAGGggcctggcgcactctatataagccacccccctctcTGTCACAAGGGTTCGAACCCCCTGTAACATCAACACACATCCAGTCGACCAGCCTCAgcggcaccgagacgtagggcttttacctcctctgagaagggcctgaactcgaaAACTCGTGTGTACATCCTCGCCGTAGCTAGGATCCCGCCTCCTCTTACATACCCCCTCCTCTTACTGTCAGACTCgtttccacgacagttggcgcccaccgtggggcaggcaTCTTAGCGACTTCCGGTGAGGTTGCAGTTTTTCGATCTCCATCAACATGGTTTCTGGCGGTGGTATGTCCCTGGGCCACGAGGTCCGCCTCGGAGCGCTCGTTTTCATCGCCGACGACTCTGCCTGGCTCCATGAAGCCCCCCTCGACGTCGAGGctctccccgtccgcggggcgacgcactttcgcgcgaGTGCTTGCGGCGTCCTCCTGcagcagccgtcgacccagtatcggtcgacTCCCGTAACATCCTCGCTCCCCGCTGTTCGCCGTCGCAAGCGATCTGGTTGATCACGGCTCTAGCGGTGGGTGAAGCatgcggtggctcgccagtcgacCATCCCTCAAGTCGCGGCGATCGAGCCCGACGAATCTCTCTACGGATCATTTGATCTGCTGGCTCGTCACTCGGACACTCTTTCCGAGTGCGAGAGCAACGACCCTACGGCGGAAGTTCTCATGGCCGACTCCCAGCGCAGCCCGCCCGGATTTCGCCATGGTGACGACCCGTCGCGCGATCATGACGAATATTATCCCCAAGCCCTCACTGCTGAGCAGAGGGAGGAGCTGCATCGCCGCAACGTCCAGGCGCTCCAGACCCCCATCGTTGGGGAGTCCTccgaggctcgggccttggaggctGCGCACTTAGCCACCTTGGCTGAGCGTACGCGTCTGGGGAATCTCTATCAGTCACTCGACGAACACGCCCGTCAGCAGATCCCTGGATCCAGTCGACGGCCACGACAACTATTTCCGCCTGAACCTTAGGTATACCGTACTCCAATTCAAAATGTCACAGCAGCAGCGCGTATAGCAGAGTCAATTCATCCGTCTCGTTCAGAAGCTGGTAGAGGTTTGCTGCAGATCCGAGCACTGCTCCGGGCAGCAGGAGAACATAACTTGGCTGTTTCTCAATCGCGCAACAGAATCCATAGCAGATCTGTGGttgcagacacagttcagtcggcgcATAGCCCGAGATCGCCTCCGCGGCGTGAAGATCGTGGTTACTGCCAAGATCAGTACCTTGGTCGGGGCCACGGGCAGTTTGATCCTCGTGATGACTGCCGTCGAGTGCCTACGCCCCCTCCGAGGGGCGGGTCATACGCGCCCCGACGGTACGACGATAGGCGCCTGTATGGTGACGAGCGGAGAGCACCAGTCGACCCAAGAGAGTCTGGGTTCGATGCGAGGTCACTCCTCGTGCAAGGTTTGGTCGACAGAGGCAGAGCAAACAGAGAAGGCCAAGACAGAGATCGTCCAATTGGACGCAGGGCGTTCATTTCTGGTCCCAAGTGTTTCAGCGGAGCCATCCGAGCCGCCGAGATCCCTCCCAACTTCAGATTAGCCGCTGGTGTGAGCAAGTTCACCGGCGAGTCGAAACCAGACACTTGGCTGGAAGATTACCGAGTGGCAGTACAGATTGGCGGAGGCGATGATGATgtagccatgaagcaccttccctTGATGCTTGAAGGATCGACCAGAGCTTGGTTGAATCAGTTGGCCCCTGGGAGCATTTTCTGTTGGGAAGATTTGGCCCGAGTGTTCATCAAAACATTCGAGGGCACCTACAAGTGACCTGCTGGGCTGACGGAATTGCAGCACTGCGTTCAGAagccgaatgaaactttgagagactTCATCCAGAGATGGACTACCCTCCACCATGTGGTGGAAAATGTGTTAGAGCACCAGGCAGTTTGCGCCTTCAAGGAGGGCGTCCGGTACAGAGAGCTCATCCTGAAGTTCGGTCGTTCCGGAGACATGTCTCTGAGccgaatgatggaaatagccactcggtatgcAAACGGTGAAGAGGAAGACCGACTCCGTAATGGTAATGGGAAACCAGTTGACCAGGACACTAGAGGTGGAAACACCAGTCGGAAACAGAAACATAAAGCCGAAGCTGCAGGTCCCACCGAGGCTGCAGTTCTGAATCAAGGAAAGTTCAAAGGAAAACCTAAGGGGCCGTGGGTGCCCATAAAGGTGAAGGATCAGTCAGGCCAGGATGTCCTGGACTTGCCGTGTCATATCCACACGAAAAAGGATGAAGAGGGTAACCTGATTCTGtccaagcataccactcgacaatgtcgacTCCTGATTCAGCAGTTCCGAGAAGGTCAGCCAACCGAGAAGGACTCCGATAAGGATGAAGACAAAGAAGAAGACGATGGTTATCCCAATATCAACGCTactttggtgatttttgctgatgtcgagagcaaaagtcgactaaAGGTCATTAatagagaagtgaacatggttgctccggcaactacGACGTACCTGAAGTGGTCGAAGActcccattacattcgaccaaTCTGATCACCCAGCACACGTTGCTACCCCCGGacggcaagcgttggtggtcgacccattCGTTGGG is drawn from Aegilops tauschii subsp. strangulata cultivar AL8/78 chromosome 1, Aet v6.0, whole genome shotgun sequence and contains these coding sequences:
- the LOC109750756 gene encoding cytochrome P450 CYP72A616 isoform X2, giving the protein MVLQAAATSLVASLQSPWSVLCGAAALLVIWAAALAAESYWLRPRRLGRALRAQGLGGTSYRFPAGDSAENARQSLEALSKPMPPSCHDVLPRVMPHLHNTVKEHGEVCVTWDGPDPKVVIAKPELVTEILSSNSGHFEKLRTNLGDLVCRGVGSYDGEKWARHRRILNPAFHLEKLKAMFPAFSTCCTELVDRWESKLLAAGSEGSVELDVSQEFPVLTGDVITRTSFGSSFTEGRRIFELQVDQAKRLMKLLQYLYIPGFLSFLTENNRRMWENKREIEGLVRGVVEKRERAMDKDGAIGNDMLGLMLQSNRSSNSDLRMSTQDVIQECKLFYFAGMESTQQLLTWTVVMLRMYPEWQDRAREEVLGVFGRDGKPGFDGLNRLKTMTMILYEVLRLYTPVVTMNRKISKEMQIGGVTYPAGTVLELPFLMVHHNPDVWGEDVSEFKPQRFAEGISKATKNGQVGFFPFGWGPRICIGNNFAMLEAKMAVSMILQRFEFRLSPSYAHAPCTVITLHPQHGAQIMLKSL
- the LOC109750756 gene encoding cytochrome P450 CYP72A616 isoform X1; this encodes MVLQAAATSLVASLQSPWSVLCGAAALLVIWAAALAAESYWLRPRRLGRALRAQGLGGTSYRFPAGDSAENARQSLEALSKPMPPSCHDVLPRVMPHLHNTVKEHGEVCVTWDGPDPKVVIAKPELVTEILSSNSGHFEKLRTNLGDLVCRGVGSYDGEKWARHRRILNPAFHLEKLKAMFPAFSTCCTELVDRWESKLLAAGSEGSVELDVSQEFPVLTGDVITRTSFGSSFTEGRRIFELQVDQAKRLMKLLQYLYIPGFLSFLTENNRRMWENKREIEGLVRGVVEKRERAMDKDGAIGNDMLGLMLQSNRSSNSDLRMSTQDVIQECKLFYFAGMESTQQLLTWTVVMLRMYPEWQDRAREEVLGVFGRDGKPGFDGLNRLKTASASSKVCLRLNIRLLSLPVHMMIYTKFSYIYIQMTMILYEVLRLYTPVVTMNRKISKEMQIGGVTYPAGTVLELPFLMVHHNPDVWGEDVSEFKPQRFAEGISKATKNGQVGFFPFGWGPRICIGNNFAMLEAKMAVSMILQRFEFRLSPSYAHAPCTVITLHPQHGAQIMLKSL